The Streptomyces sp. YIM 121038 genome includes a window with the following:
- a CDS encoding IS3 family transposase, translating into MQAIRGLVGEAADADPAVAVGVISSCKAGQKIPYRAACRALGVSESWFYKWRDRPPTAREIRRQHLAEEIEEIFRGSGGTYGSPKVFIELICRGWRVSVNTVARLMAELGLAGRKICRRRGLTRPGKRAPAPDFVRRDFHAEEPGLVWAGDMTEIDTGEGRLCLATVIGLFSRRLLGYAMGARQDAELAVASLHMAAATRGGDVRGVIMHTDRASEYCSGKFRRACRKLGVVQSMGRVGSCFDNAVSEAFNSVLKVEYVYRHTFATRTEARIRIATWITDFYNARRLHSVCGFKSPIDYERDYRATLAEGPAA; encoded by the coding sequence GTGCAAGCGATTCGTGGCCTTGTGGGTGAAGCAGCTGACGCTGACCCGGCCGTCGCGGTCGGGGTGATCAGCAGTTGCAAGGCCGGGCAGAAGATTCCGTACCGAGCCGCCTGCCGCGCTTTGGGGGTGTCGGAGTCGTGGTTCTACAAGTGGCGCGACCGTCCGCCCACCGCGCGGGAGATACGCCGACAGCACCTGGCAGAGGAGATCGAGGAGATCTTCCGCGGCTCGGGCGGCACCTACGGCTCGCCGAAGGTGTTCATCGAGCTGATCTGCCGAGGATGGCGGGTTTCGGTGAACACCGTCGCCAGGCTGATGGCCGAACTCGGTCTGGCCGGGCGGAAAATTTGCCGGCGCCGGGGCCTGACCCGGCCGGGCAAGCGGGCGCCGGCCCCGGACTTCGTGCGCCGCGACTTCCATGCCGAGGAGCCCGGCCTCGTCTGGGCGGGCGACATGACCGAGATCGACACCGGCGAGGGCAGGCTCTGCCTCGCCACCGTCATCGGTCTGTTCTCCCGTCGGCTGCTCGGATATGCAATGGGCGCCCGGCAGGATGCCGAACTCGCTGTCGCGTCCCTGCACATGGCCGCGGCCACCCGAGGTGGCGACGTCCGTGGCGTGATCATGCATACGGACAGGGCCAGCGAATACTGCTCGGGGAAGTTCCGGCGGGCCTGCCGCAAGCTCGGCGTGGTCCAGTCCATGGGCAGAGTCGGATCTTGTTTCGACAATGCCGTGAGCGAGGCGTTCAACAGCGTCCTCAAGGTTGAGTACGTCTACCGGCACACCTTCGCCACCCGCACCGAGGCCCGGATCAGGATCGCCACCTGGATCACCGACTTCTACAACGCTAGGCGGCTACACAGCGTATGCGGGTTCAAGAGCCCGATCGACTACGAACGTGACTACCGAGCCACCCTCGCCGAGGGACCGGCCGCATAG